One genomic window of Kiritimatiellia bacterium includes the following:
- the yidD gene encoding membrane protein insertion efficiency factor YidD: MIRLYQWTLSPLLGGACRFHPSCSNYAIDAIHLHGVLRGSWLTIKRLARCHPFHPGGIDPVPSPPQP; this comes from the coding sequence CTGATCCGTCTCTATCAATGGACGCTGAGTCCTCTGCTCGGCGGAGCTTGTCGATTCCATCCAAGCTGCTCGAATTACGCCATCGACGCCATCCATTTGCACGGAGTCTTGCGAGGCTCCTGGCTGACGATCAAACGTTTAGCCCGTTGCCATCCGTTTCATCCCGGCGGGATCGATCCTGTTCCTTCCCCACCCCAGCCCTAG